CAGGTACTAAGTCCGGAGTGCTGTGCCGATTCAATCTGAAGACAGGTAGGAAAATATGGCAGAGAGATCTTTTTGGGCCAATCTCTGCTTTCAGCTTCAAATCATCGTCACTCTACGTTGGCACGTCTGGTGGTGAGGTGTATACGTTTTATACGGCTGGACACAAGGGACTCACAGCCATCCGAGACTATGACACAAAGAAAAAATGGCGCGTTGATGGTCGGTATGATACCACAAAACCTGCTGGCGCTGGTGATACCATGTATGTCAGTAATGGGTCTGCCGTCCATGCGTTTGCTATGAAAGGAGGGTGCGGAATCGGCACGATACGGACGCGGGCCAAACGCTGGTCACATCCGACACCTGCCAAAGCATTAGAAGGACTTGCGGTTGCAGATGGAGCTCTCTTTGTCGCGTGTGCAGGTCACAACAACAATCCTACGCTCTATTGTCTGGAGTCTGCTGAATCTCCCTGATCCATCGGTTGGTATCGGATGGTCTATCACTCGCTGACAACCGATTGATCGACATGCATGTAGATGGTATTTCTGGAATAGCTCCTCCTCGATAACGGACGCCAACTATCCGAGACCACGGTGTTGATCGCCATCCAGAATTCCGTGAGTGGATACAGCCGACAATTTCACATCAGCCGTCAGGACTGTTGACGTTAGTCGGCGTGTTCGGGTTGGCCAACATCCATCGCCTCGCGTGCAGTCGAGACAGTGCGTCCGAGCAGTTCGACGAAGCTCTCGCGTCGTTTAACGAATAGGATTCCACCGAGAACCATATAGACGGCCGCATACGCATACAGAATGAAAATGCTGAGCTCCGTCTGAGCTGAGCCAGTGTAGGTTTGAATCACGTAGAACTCCGCGATGACTTGCGAGATGAACAGTCCGAATAGGGAGATCGCCTCCCGGGCACTGATTTCAAAGTTAGCGAGTAGAGCGAGTGCAAAGAAGCTCTGTCCGGCTGTGATCCAGATTTCGGCCGTCTGTTTCGAGTCGATTGGAAGTCCATCGACGTGGCCGGCTGCGATTGAGTAGACGACCGCAAGCGTGCCAATTAGGAGGGTCCACTGGTTGAGCTTCGATGAGATGAGTGCGTTGAACCCTGCCGTCGAGCGTGCCTTGTTCACGAGATACGCCACAACAACGAGTTCGGGACTCTCTGAGGCAAGGGGTGCGAGCCACTGAATCATGAAGAACTCGGGGATACCTAAGCCGATTCCAAGTTCTTCGAGTCCAGTAGCGAACGGATGTACTGCAATATAGATCGTAACGCCAGAGTAGATGAACAAAAAGAGGACGACTGCGATACGACCTAGCTTTTGATACTCCTGAAAGTACGCAGGGACACCAATTGCTTCTTCTACCTCCTCGACGTCACCTCGGATGATAATGGCGATGTAGAGTACGAAAAGTCCCACCAGAACAACGGTGTCAAAAATACCAATCGTGCCCCCTAATGGGACGAACAGAGCAAACACTGTCGCCGCAAGTAAGAATGCAATTTCGGTCGCAATA
The nucleotide sequence above comes from Halocatena marina. Encoded proteins:
- a CDS encoding PQQ-binding-like beta-propeller repeat protein — encoded protein: MHALDAASGTKQWRFSPTESPWFTSPIVHDGLVYCTIAHKGMYALDAATESVWWSHTDNHRYTAFSLVADDSVSDPHLIAGTKSGVLCRFNLKTGRKIWQRDLFGPISAFSFKSSSLYVGTSGGEVYTFYTAGHKGLTAIRDYDTKKKWRVDGRYDTTKPAGAGDTMYVSNGSAVHAFAMKGGCGIGTIRTRAKRWSHPTPAKALEGLAVADGALFVACAGHNNNPTLYCLESAESP
- a CDS encoding sodium:calcium antiporter — its product is MFERLRHPIAAVAAAILLTFPFLVLFITHGLHLEPAKNIAPAVAVFVGGLAILGASFLLAWGAETAEKDVPTAFAIAVLAVLAVAPEYAVDAYYAWQAGIASGSSNAASLAIANMTGANRILIGIGWAGIALFTIYRAKTTNDAAVDHRSGFLTDVVTIDRDIATEIAFLLAATVFALFVPLGGTIGIFDTVVLVGLFVLYIAIIIRGDVEEVEEAIGVPAYFQEYQKLGRIAVVLFLFIYSGVTIYIAVHPFATGLEELGIGLGIPEFFMIQWLAPLASESPELVVVAYLVNKARSTAGFNALISSKLNQWTLLIGTLAVVYSIAAGHVDGLPIDSKQTAEIWITAGQSFFALALLANFEISAREAISLFGLFISQVIAEFYVIQTYTGSAQTELSIFILYAYAAVYMVLGGILFVKRRESFVELLGRTVSTAREAMDVGQPEHAD